The following are from one region of the Paenibacillus sp. JZ16 genome:
- a CDS encoding ROK family transcriptional regulator → MKKGDHKLIQALNRSKVLNKIRTEGPISRIDLAKKNKLSPSTVASAVQELIKEGYVSEIGTGSSSGGRKPILLKFNPDNHYLFAVAITNSVMMLARMNLEAKVLRKETHPLAGLQGEAVIERLLSLMDDFMSGQVDLGRCVGISINVPGIVSDSQGMVRYNTKLRMTDVPLKRIMEERYGLRTWVENDMNSVVLAERRFGDYAYANLIYISIGDGLGSGILINDHLLRGKHGGAGEFGHTSVNRSGIRCECGNVGCLDSYISWIAVYSRIITAIATGRPTLIQELSGGDYSKIVPSVFKEALRRGDKLAKDLNEEVAELLGAAIVNLINMFNPEALILGGDMAHGNPELLDMVRSYIDRHALPILKEDMVFGLASLGEEDKLMGAASVLLQDLLGFSLTE, encoded by the coding sequence ATGAAAAAAGGTGATCACAAGCTGATTCAGGCATTAAACCGGTCCAAGGTGCTGAACAAGATCCGTACAGAGGGACCCATATCGAGAATCGATCTGGCCAAAAAAAACAAGCTGAGTCCCTCCACGGTCGCCTCTGCCGTACAGGAGCTTATCAAGGAAGGCTACGTTTCCGAGATTGGAACAGGCTCCTCCAGCGGTGGAAGAAAGCCCATTCTGCTCAAATTCAATCCGGATAATCATTATTTGTTTGCAGTAGCGATTACGAATTCGGTCATGATGCTGGCCCGCATGAATCTGGAGGCGAAGGTGCTCCGGAAGGAAACGCATCCTCTAGCCGGGCTCCAAGGAGAAGCCGTTATCGAGCGGCTGCTGAGCTTGATGGACGATTTCATGTCAGGACAAGTGGACCTGGGGCGGTGTGTCGGGATATCCATTAACGTGCCGGGCATTGTGAGTGATAGTCAGGGCATGGTGCGTTATAACACGAAACTTCGCATGACCGATGTTCCGTTGAAACGGATTATGGAAGAACGCTACGGGCTGAGGACGTGGGTAGAGAACGATATGAATTCCGTTGTGCTGGCTGAACGCCGATTTGGCGATTACGCATATGCGAACCTGATTTATATATCCATTGGCGACGGGCTTGGTTCCGGTATTTTGATTAACGATCATCTCCTAAGGGGCAAGCATGGCGGTGCCGGCGAATTCGGTCATACGAGCGTAAACCGCAGCGGCATCCGCTGTGAATGCGGCAATGTAGGCTGCTTGGACAGTTACATCAGCTGGATTGCCGTGTATTCGCGAATCATTACGGCGATCGCGACAGGGAGACCGACGCTGATTCAGGAGCTGAGCGGGGGAGATTACAGTAAAATTGTTCCGTCCGTATTCAAGGAAGCTCTTCGCAGAGGGGACAAGCTGGCAAAGGATCTGAATGAGGAAGTGGCGGAGCTTCTGGGAGCGGCCATCGTCAATCTGATCAACATGTTTAATCCCGAAGCTCTGATCCTGGGCGGGGACATGGCACATGGAAACCCGGAATTGCTGGACATGGTTCGCAGCTATATTGACCGGCATGCGCTGCCGATTCTGAAGGAGGACATGGTATTTGGCCTGGCCTCCCTTGGCGAGGAAGACAAGCTAATGGGTGCGGCTTCGGTCTTGCTGCAGGACTTGCTAGGTTTCTCCCTGACGGAATAA
- a CDS encoding ABC transporter substrate-binding protein: MKKRIAVLISILFVFTALLSACGGGNASGGDNGKKVINVALWDENVRDTLDKSIKIFNEKHPNVEVKVTYTPWADYWTKLKTSLAGNSGPDVYWMNGPNFHSYASSGLIKDLSPLIEQSGLDTSVYTEALVDMYTYQGKLHGLPYFQDSVGLFYNKELFDKAGLPYPDKTWTWQTVEENAAKLTDKSNGIYGFIAPIDSQIGYYNFIAQAGGYVISDDKKSSGFDTPEALSAFQWEQSLIEKGYSPSAQQQLETKSRQLFGSGKAAMFPGISVNSPELYKLLGDKLGVAELPAGKEKASIVHGLSWAINGKTKVEQESWELIQVLSGKEGQELLAESGFSMPAYKGTEGGWLKSIPSLDLQVFVDSLEFAVPYPVSQKTAEWQDAEVKEIQAAFLGKKSFEEALKNAGEQMNAILATETK, encoded by the coding sequence ATGAAAAAAAGAATTGCTGTCCTGATTTCGATATTATTTGTGTTCACCGCGTTACTGTCCGCTTGCGGAGGCGGCAATGCTTCTGGCGGAGATAACGGCAAGAAGGTCATCAACGTCGCTCTATGGGACGAAAATGTGCGGGACACGCTGGACAAGTCCATTAAAATTTTCAATGAGAAGCACCCGAATGTTGAAGTGAAAGTGACTTACACCCCATGGGCCGATTATTGGACCAAGCTGAAAACCAGCCTCGCCGGCAACAGCGGCCCTGACGTCTACTGGATGAACGGCCCTAACTTTCATTCCTATGCCTCCTCCGGTCTAATTAAAGACCTGTCTCCCCTAATTGAGCAAAGCGGTCTGGATACCTCGGTTTATACCGAAGCGCTCGTCGATATGTACACCTATCAGGGTAAACTTCACGGACTTCCTTATTTCCAGGATTCCGTCGGACTTTTTTACAATAAAGAATTGTTTGACAAAGCAGGTCTGCCTTATCCCGACAAAACCTGGACCTGGCAAACCGTCGAGGAGAACGCAGCCAAGCTGACGGATAAATCAAACGGCATTTACGGCTTCATAGCCCCGATCGACAGCCAAATCGGATATTACAACTTCATTGCCCAAGCGGGCGGATACGTCATCTCGGACGATAAGAAATCATCCGGATTTGATACACCCGAAGCACTATCGGCGTTCCAGTGGGAACAGAGCTTGATTGAAAAAGGCTATTCCCCAAGCGCGCAGCAGCAGCTTGAAACGAAGTCCCGCCAATTGTTCGGCTCCGGCAAGGCGGCCATGTTCCCGGGGATATCGGTGAACTCGCCTGAGTTGTATAAGCTTCTCGGCGACAAACTCGGTGTCGCTGAACTTCCTGCCGGCAAGGAAAAGGCATCGATCGTTCATGGACTCAGCTGGGCCATCAACGGCAAAACGAAAGTCGAGCAGGAATCCTGGGAGCTGATTCAAGTTCTTTCCGGTAAGGAAGGGCAGGAATTACTCGCGGAATCGGGATTCTCGATGCCTGCGTACAAAGGCACGGAGGGCGGCTGGCTGAAGTCCATTCCTTCTCTTGATCTGCAGGTGTTCGTGGACAGCCTGGAGTTCGCCGTACCTTATCCGGTATCCCAGAAAACCGCAGAATGGCAGGACGCTGAAGTGAAGGAAATTCAGGCGGCTTTCCTCGGAAAGAAATCGTTTGAAGAAGCATTAAAAAATGCCGGCGAACAGATGAATGCCATCCTTGCGACAGAAACGAAATGA
- a CDS encoding ABC transporter permease subunit, with translation MSSPITVTTEPPKTTTKRKAGKLAVHEAVWGYIFILPVVLGLGLFYMAPSAASLFLSFTSWDGLTSPQFIGFDNFANLMKDDKFTGSMLNTMLYTVGTVPLSVALATVLAVLLNQKIKGMVFYRTFYFIPVITMPIAVGMVWKWLYNSEFGLINHVLGVMNLPQPNWLFDEKFALFSIVLVSVWSSIGYNAVILLSGLQGISGSYYEAASLDGAGTLYKFFRITLPLLTPSLFFVLVMSFINSFQVFDLIFIMMDQQTTMLESTRTVVYSIWEDGFKYFNMGYASAQAFILFIVILIITMVQMYIQKRWVHYQ, from the coding sequence GTGAGCTCTCCCATCACCGTGACCACAGAACCTCCTAAAACGACAACCAAGCGAAAAGCAGGGAAACTCGCCGTACACGAAGCTGTCTGGGGGTACATCTTCATTCTGCCTGTCGTGTTGGGCCTCGGTCTGTTCTATATGGCACCTTCCGCAGCATCCCTGTTCCTGTCGTTTACGTCGTGGGATGGACTAACCTCCCCCCAATTCATCGGATTTGATAACTTCGCAAATTTGATGAAGGACGACAAATTCACCGGTTCCATGCTGAACACGATGCTGTACACCGTCGGTACGGTGCCGTTATCCGTCGCACTCGCAACGGTGCTGGCCGTGCTCCTGAACCAGAAGATCAAAGGCATGGTCTTTTACCGCACCTTCTATTTCATTCCCGTGATCACCATGCCGATCGCGGTCGGCATGGTGTGGAAATGGTTATACAACTCCGAATTCGGATTGATCAACCACGTGCTGGGTGTCATGAACCTGCCGCAGCCCAACTGGCTGTTCGATGAGAAATTCGCCTTGTTCTCCATCGTGCTCGTCAGTGTCTGGAGCAGCATCGGATACAATGCCGTCATTCTGCTGTCCGGTCTGCAGGGCATTTCCGGCAGCTATTATGAGGCGGCTTCGCTTGACGGAGCGGGAACGCTGTACAAGTTCTTCCGGATTACGCTGCCTCTGCTGACACCCAGCCTGTTCTTTGTCTTGGTCATGTCCTTCATCAATTCGTTCCAGGTGTTTGACCTGATCTTCATCATGATGGATCAACAGACCACGATGCTGGAATCCACCCGAACGGTTGTGTACAGCATCTGGGAAGACGGCTTCAAATACTTCAATATGGGTTACGCTTCAGCGCAGGCCTTCATTCTGTTTATCGTTATTCTGATCATCACCATGGTCCAGATGTATATTCAGAAGCGCTGGGTCCACTACCAATAA
- a CDS encoding carbohydrate ABC transporter permease yields the protein MNTSTDAGKASRLAVHILLAVGALLMIMPFLWMISTSFKSFADSMSVPPKWLPVEWHPDNYLRVIQTIDFGTYYLNTVIVTVGRTAGQLILCSLAAYAFASLRFPFKNAIFLALLAVLMVPSQVVMIPSFVIMREFNWLDTFYVLIVPGIFSAFGTFLLRQFFMTLPKDLEEAAKIDGCSYFRIYWNIYLPLSKAALVSLAIFTILASWNDLLWPLIMTSSEEMRVLSIGISSFQGQHSTDYPLLMAGALMATLPIIILFIFLQRYFIEGIAMNGIKG from the coding sequence GTGAATACTTCAACCGATGCGGGAAAAGCAAGCCGTCTGGCGGTCCACATCCTCTTAGCTGTCGGGGCGCTGCTCATGATTATGCCGTTTCTGTGGATGATATCCACATCCTTCAAGTCCTTTGCGGATTCCATGTCTGTTCCGCCCAAATGGCTCCCTGTGGAATGGCACCCGGACAACTACCTGCGGGTCATCCAAACCATTGATTTCGGAACCTATTATTTGAACACCGTTATCGTGACAGTGGGACGGACGGCTGGACAGCTCATTCTGTGCTCCCTTGCAGCCTATGCATTTGCCAGCTTAAGATTCCCTTTTAAGAACGCCATCTTTCTCGCGCTCCTGGCCGTATTGATGGTCCCATCCCAGGTTGTTATGATTCCGAGCTTTGTCATCATGCGCGAGTTCAATTGGCTGGACACGTTCTACGTATTGATCGTACCCGGCATATTCAGCGCCTTCGGTACGTTCTTATTGAGACAGTTCTTTATGACGCTGCCGAAGGACCTGGAGGAAGCGGCCAAAATCGATGGCTGCAGTTATTTCCGGATTTACTGGAATATTTACTTGCCTTTATCCAAGGCAGCTCTCGTCTCCCTGGCGATCTTCACCATATTAGCCTCATGGAACGATCTGCTGTGGCCGCTCATCATGACGAGCTCCGAGGAGATGCGAGTCCTTTCCATCGGGATATCCAGCTTCCAGGGACAGCATTCCACCGATTACCCGCTGCTGATGGCAGGGGCCTTAATGGCTACCCTCCCCATCATCATCCTGTTTATCTTCCTTCAGCGTTACTTTATTGAAGGGATCGCCATGAACGGGATTAAAGGATAG
- a CDS encoding Gfo/Idh/MocA family protein — translation MLQVLVIGAGTMGRTHAAAYASMPGVKLAGIADIQTEKAHQLADRYGAQAYASFEAAVAGLGAARMDVIDVCLPTPLHKDYVVKAADIGKHVICEKPLARSEADARFMINYCQDKGVRLFVGHVLRFFPEYVKAKSLLDQGSIGKPAVIRAGRGGGYPIGWNHWYSDFGASGGITLDAMIHDFDYLRWCFGEVERVYAKGLHGRHQAQLDYSLVTLRFRSGIIAHVEGTWAHEGFSMNLEMAGTSGVIDYDSAKDSPLLFKTRSSAATVPGVVVPESPLERSPYYRELEHFMSCIRDGSEPLVSAEDAYEALRIALAALASMASGEPVVIKDDALTLAST, via the coding sequence ATGTTACAGGTGTTAGTGATTGGTGCAGGCACCATGGGTAGGACCCATGCCGCCGCTTATGCTTCGATGCCGGGCGTTAAGCTTGCGGGGATTGCCGATATCCAGACGGAAAAAGCACATCAGCTGGCAGATAGATACGGCGCACAGGCCTACGCTTCATTCGAAGCAGCCGTTGCAGGTTTGGGCGCGGCTCGCATGGATGTGATTGACGTCTGCCTGCCAACCCCGCTTCATAAGGACTATGTTGTCAAAGCCGCGGACATCGGCAAGCATGTCATATGCGAGAAACCGCTCGCCAGAAGCGAAGCGGATGCACGCTTCATGATCAACTACTGCCAGGATAAAGGCGTGCGTTTATTCGTGGGTCACGTCCTCCGCTTCTTTCCGGAATATGTGAAGGCCAAGTCGCTTCTGGATCAGGGCAGCATCGGCAAACCCGCTGTCATCCGGGCAGGCAGGGGCGGCGGTTATCCGATCGGCTGGAACCATTGGTACAGTGACTTCGGAGCGAGCGGCGGAATTACGCTGGACGCAATGATTCATGATTTTGATTACCTGCGCTGGTGCTTTGGCGAGGTTGAGCGCGTATATGCCAAAGGGCTTCATGGCCGTCATCAGGCCCAGCTCGATTATTCGCTGGTAACCCTACGTTTCCGTAGTGGTATCATCGCGCATGTGGAAGGAACCTGGGCTCACGAGGGTTTCTCCATGAATTTAGAGATGGCGGGCACAAGCGGCGTTATCGATTATGACAGCGCGAAGGACAGCCCTCTCCTCTTCAAAACGCGGAGCAGTGCCGCAACCGTCCCCGGCGTCGTCGTGCCGGAAAGCCCGCTCGAACGGAGTCCCTATTACCGGGAACTGGAGCACTTCATGTCGTGTATCCGTGATGGCAGCGAGCCGCTCGTCTCGGCAGAAGACGCATACGAAGCGCTTCGTATCGCGCTTGCCGCCCTTGCCTCCATGGCCTCCGGCGAGCCGGTGGTTATCAAGGACGATGCGCTCACACTCGCCTCAACATAG
- a CDS encoding Gfo/Idh/MocA family protein, translated as MKLGVISFAHMHAFSYAKALQGIEGVELVGIADPVEERGRKYAEYFGTAYYQDYHELLSQSLDGVIVTSENVHHKEHVLAAAAAGVHVLCEKPLSTNIQDAQDMIDACKASGVLLQTAFPVRYNATVVRAKQMVDEGKLGRILAMKGTNRGRNPGGWFIDPKLSGGGAVMDHTVHVADIMRWITGAEVKDVYAEVDHLISESPIDDCGILTMEFHNGVFATLDCSWSRNKDFPTWGDVTLEIVGSAGTLSVNATSQKLHVYTDDSGYRHHAWGDSMDASLIRDFVSSISSGAAEASVTGEDGLKALAVAVAAYRSSASHRTIALSEL; from the coding sequence ATGAAATTGGGAGTAATCAGCTTTGCGCATATGCATGCGTTCAGTTATGCCAAAGCGCTGCAGGGGATCGAAGGTGTAGAGCTTGTCGGCATCGCCGATCCTGTAGAGGAGCGCGGACGGAAATACGCCGAGTATTTCGGGACAGCCTATTATCAGGATTATCACGAGCTTCTTAGTCAAAGCCTGGATGGCGTCATTGTCACCTCCGAGAATGTCCATCATAAGGAGCACGTGCTTGCCGCGGCTGCAGCCGGGGTGCATGTGCTTTGCGAAAAACCGCTTTCGACCAATATACAGGATGCACAGGATATGATTGATGCGTGCAAAGCAAGCGGCGTGCTGCTGCAAACGGCGTTCCCCGTCCGTTACAATGCCACGGTCGTTCGAGCCAAACAGATGGTCGATGAGGGAAAATTAGGCCGTATTCTGGCGATGAAGGGGACCAACCGCGGGCGAAATCCCGGCGGTTGGTTCATCGATCCCAAGCTGTCCGGCGGAGGAGCCGTCATGGATCATACGGTGCATGTCGCCGATATCATGCGCTGGATTACAGGTGCCGAGGTGAAAGACGTGTATGCCGAAGTCGACCATCTCATCTCGGAATCCCCTATCGATGATTGCGGCATTCTGACTATGGAGTTCCATAATGGTGTGTTTGCCACGCTGGATTGCAGCTGGTCTCGCAACAAGGATTTTCCGACATGGGGCGACGTGACCTTAGAGATTGTAGGCTCTGCCGGGACCCTTAGCGTTAATGCCACCAGCCAGAAACTTCACGTATACACCGATGATTCCGGATACCGCCATCATGCATGGGGGGATAGCATGGATGCCAGCCTGATCAGGGATTTCGTATCTTCGATTTCCTCCGGCGCAGCGGAAGCATCCGTCACTGGTGAAGATGGGCTCAAGGCACTTGCCGTGGCCGTAGCCGCCTACCGATCATCCGCGAGCCATCGGACAATCGCGTTGTCGGAGCTGTAA
- a CDS encoding Gfo/Idh/MocA family protein yields the protein MIKAGVLGAGGMGAVHIKNLHGNEHVQLAAICDTNEALAQQQAELYGTAYYTDGSTMLEQEQLDVLYVCIPPFCHGDIEEQAAAKGIHLMVEKPLGLDAQSVRHKAKVITESGIIAASGYCLRYLDTVAIAKDFLKDKKIGMVRAHYITTPVPTPWWRKKALSGGQLVEQSTHTMDLVRYLCGDITRLYADMKLLLVNDIPDLDIPDVGAIQFVLDSGAVGHMQTGFIQFDHRSGIEIMGRDFRVVLDGTTLSIVDKEKEIVYRSKSDFYKNLTNALIDAIRNNDPSLVLASYEDGFKTLEVTLAANESAETGQPVILQSL from the coding sequence ATGATAAAAGCAGGCGTGCTTGGAGCGGGAGGCATGGGCGCGGTCCATATCAAAAACCTGCACGGGAACGAACACGTTCAGCTGGCTGCAATATGCGACACCAATGAAGCGTTAGCGCAGCAGCAGGCCGAACTGTACGGCACAGCTTATTATACGGACGGCAGCACGATGCTGGAGCAAGAGCAGCTGGATGTGCTGTATGTATGCATTCCGCCATTTTGCCATGGTGATATCGAAGAACAGGCAGCCGCAAAGGGCATTCACCTGATGGTGGAGAAGCCGCTTGGGCTGGACGCCCAGTCTGTCCGACACAAAGCCAAAGTCATAACTGAAAGCGGAATCATAGCAGCTTCCGGCTACTGTCTGCGCTATCTGGACACCGTTGCGATCGCCAAAGATTTTCTAAAGGACAAAAAAATCGGTATGGTTCGCGCCCACTACATAACAACACCTGTACCGACTCCTTGGTGGCGCAAGAAGGCATTATCCGGCGGGCAGCTGGTTGAGCAGTCCACGCATACCATGGACTTGGTTCGCTATCTGTGCGGCGATATCACCCGCCTGTATGCCGATATGAAGCTGCTGCTGGTGAATGACATTCCGGACCTCGACATTCCGGATGTGGGCGCCATCCAGTTCGTGTTGGACTCCGGAGCCGTCGGCCATATGCAAACTGGATTTATCCAGTTCGATCACCGGAGCGGAATCGAGATCATGGGTCGCGACTTCCGCGTAGTGCTGGACGGAACCACGCTCTCCATTGTAGACAAGGAGAAAGAAATCGTGTACCGCAGCAAATCGGACTTTTACAAAAACTTAACCAACGCCTTGATTGACGCCATTCGTAACAACGATCCGAGCCTCGTGCTGGCATCTTATGAAGACGGCTTCAAGACGCTGGAAGTGACGCTGGCCGCCAATGAATCCGCGGAAACCGGCCAACCGGTCATCCTGCAATCATTATAA